DNA sequence from the Acidimicrobiia bacterium genome:
TCATGATCGTACAGCCTGCCGAGCATTCCGGCGATGCGGCCTTTGTCATTCTGCAGAACGATCACACCGCCTTCGCGGGTCAACTCGTTCGCCACTTCGGCAACGATCGCTTCGCGCCGCTTGAGCCCGCCGAGCTCGTTACGAGCTTGGTCGAATGGCACGACGAGGGTTGGACTGATCTCGACAAGCGGTTCCTGGCTGATCCCGATACTGGCCTTCCCTACAACCTTGCCAGCACGCCGATGTCTGAGTTATTGCCCACGGCGGAACTCACACCGACGCTTGGCGAGGCCCGGCATCCGTTCATCGGTCTGCTCTCCAGCATGCACAGTTGCGGCTTGTTCAACGGCCGCTATGGACTGGAGGACGCAGCACTCAGCGACAAGCTTCCGCCGCCGGCACGCAAGCGAGTAG
Encoded proteins:
- a CDS encoding DUF3891 family protein; its protein translation is MIVQPAEHSGDAAFVILQNDHTAFAGQLVRHFGNDRFAPLEPAELVTSLVEWHDEGWTDLDKRFLADPDTGLPYNLASTPMSELLPTAELTPTLGEARHPFIGLLSSMHSCGLFNGRYGLEDAALSDKLPPPARKRVDALLTAEGERQERLRAELLADSTTAHLVDDTLVLRTYKALEFFDIFSLYMQCEHPSRHQETVMRHVPVDVEPAHDVTITVTPLGHGSYRVSPYPFDIEPFMPATTGRYLSPQPSGTDLRALWSAADSAEQRVHLCA